AGCGGGACGGCTGGATGAGGAAGCCGGGCGTTGAGATGCGGCCGCAATCCCAACCGGTCCGATGACGAGCAGGGCCACGAGAGCCGGCCACCATCGGTCGGAGAACGCCGCGCTCAGGGCGAGATCACGCCCTGCACATCCCCGGCGTCGTCGTGCCGGGCCTATCCAGGCGCTGGCGGCCGGCGGCTCTGGACGGGCCAGCCGTCGAGGCCGAGCGGGCGCAGCTGTCGGGCGTGTTCGCGGCGCTGGGCGCCAATTTGCGGCCGGAAAGAGGCCGAGCGCCTCGCCTGGATCGCCGCGCAGGCCCGGGGACGAAAAAGCCCCGCTCGGCGGCTGCCGGCAGGGCTGAAGGCGAGGCCTCAGGGGTCCGATGAAGTCGCCGGTCAACAGGTCATGCCGCGGCGCCTTCGAACGGAGTCGTTCGGAGGCGCTGGCTAAGCCCGAACGCGCGCCGGCGCTGATGCGCCGGACGCTTTGCCGTCGACGCGTCGACGGCAAAGCGCGCTGATATCAGCGGCGCGCGGGTTCCGGAGCGCTATTCATGCCGGCCGCCGGTCCGGTAGCGAATGACCTGCTTCCGGTCGATGCTGCGCAGCAGATCGGTCCGGGCTTTCGCCTCTTCCCGCGTGACCCGCACGCATTCTGAAATCCGGGCCAGGGGCTCGACCTGCCGGCGCCCGATCTCCCGCAGATCCCGCAGGATGGTCAGCACCTCGGTCGCGGTCTGGGCGACAGCGGTGACCCACTGGCCCCGGGGGCTCGAGCTTGCCGTCGTCGGCGATGCCGAGCGCCCGCTTGCAGCCCGATCGCCGCGCGCTTCGGCCCGCCGTTCACCGCCACGTCGAACAGCGCGTGATCGCGCCCCGCCGGCAGCGCGTCGCCCTGGATCGCATCCCAGAACCTGCGCCGGTAGAGCGGCGCCACGATCGCGACGGTGAGCGCCTTGACCTCCGCCCTCGTCGCCGGCCGGCCGAGCCACAGACTCGGCGTGCCGACCGTCACGCCGAGGTTCGTGGCCCCGCCCGGATCCTGCGGGTCATCGGACCATCCACCCTCGTGCTTCGGGACGAGAGGCAAGGCCCGCTCGAAACTGCTCGCAGTCCTCAGGATCTCCAGACTGTCGGTGACCTGCTCCCCGCTTTCCCGCCACGCGTAGGTTAGGTCTGTTCCTGTTCTGCCCCTTGCGGGGCGGGTGAGCAACAGGCTGGGGGCATGGAGCCCCCACGCGGCGCAGTGCCCCCAGTCTGTTGCATCGCGAGGGCACTGGCCTTGGCGGCGAACTCCATCGGGGTCAGCCCGGCGAGGCTCGTGTGTGGTCGGGCGGTATTGTAGTCGATCCGCCAAGCATCAATGATGCGACGCGCCTCGAACAACGTGCCGAAGACATGTTCGTTCAGGCATTCGTCGCGCAATCGCCCATTGAACGACTCCACGAAGGCGTTCTGCATCGGCTTGCCCGGCGCGATGTAGTGCCATTCAACGCCTCGTTCCTGAGCCCAGCGCAGGACAGCGGTCGAGGTGAGTTCGGTGCCGTTGTCGCTCACCACCATGGCAGGCAAACGACGCTCGGCAACGAGCCGGTCCAACTCGCGCACGACGCGCAGGCCCGAGAGCGAGGTGTCCACCACCGTCGCCAGCGCCTCGCGGGTGTGGTCGTCGACGACGTTCAGGACGCGGAAGCGCCGCCCGTCGGCGAGCGCGTCGCTGACGAAGTCCAATGACCAGCGCTGGTTGGCCTCCTGTGGGATCACCATCGGTGCTCTGGTCCCAAGTGCTCGCTTGCGTCCGCCGCGACGGCGCACGGTGAGCTTCTCCTCTCGATAGAGCCGGTAGACCTTCTTCAGGTTCACGCACGCCCCCTCCCGTTTGAGCAACATCGCCAGCCGCCGGTAGCCGAACCGGCGGCGCTCGCCCGCATGGTGGCGCAGCCGAGCTCGTAGCGCGTCATCGGTGCCGGGCCTGCGCTCATATTGGAAAGCCGAGCGGTCTACCCCGAGAAGCCCGCACGCACGCCGTTCCGAGAAGCCGTGATGTTTGATCACGGCTTCGACAGCAGCAAACCGTGCGGCGGGCGTGGTCAGTTTTTTGCCAGCAAATCCTTCAGGGCCGCGTTGTCGAGCACGGCCTCGGCCAGCAGCTTCTTCAGCCGCCGGTTCTCATCCTCCAGGGTGCGCAGTCGCGCTGCCTCGGACACCTTCAGACCGCCGTACTTGGCTTTCCAGTTGTACAGTGTCGCATCGCTGATCCCGTGCTTCCGGCACAGATCGGCGGTCTTCACGCCCGCGTCATGCTCGCGGAGCACCGCGATGATTTGCTCCTCGCAAAACCGGCTCTTGCGCATGGTCCATCTCCATCCCGATGGACCCAACTTACGGATGGCAGGAAATCAGG
The sequence above is drawn from the Methylobacterium terrae genome and encodes:
- a CDS encoding glycosyl hydrolase 108 family protein, whose protein sequence is MLTRPARGRTGTDLTYAWRESGEQVTDSLEILRTASSFERALPLVPKHEGGWSDDPQDPGGATNLGVTVGTPSLWLGRPATRAEVKALTVAIVAPLYRRRFWDAIQGDALPAGRDHALFDVAVNGGPKRAAIGLQAGARHRRRRQARAPGASGSPLSPRPRPRC
- a CDS encoding IS3 family transposase (programmed frameshift), which translates into the protein MRKSRFCEEQIIAVLREHDAGVKTADLCRKHGISDATLYNWKAKYGGLKVSEAARLRTLEDENRRLKKLLAEAVLDNAALKDLLGKKLTTPAARFAAVEAVIKHHGFSERRACGLLGVDRSAFQYERRPGTDDALRARLRHHAGERRRFGYRRLAMLLKREGACVNLKKVYRLYREEKLTVRRRGGRKRALGTRAPMVIPQEANQRWSLDFVSDALADGRRFRVLNVVDDHTREALATVVDTSLSGLRVVRELDRLVAERRLPAMVVSDNGTELTSTAVLRWAQERGVEWHYIAPGKPMQNAFVESFNGRLRDECLNEHVFGTLFEARRIIDAWRIDYNTARPHTSLAGLTPMEFAAKASALAMQQTGGTAPRGGSMPPACCSPAPQGAEQEQT